The following nucleotide sequence is from Pedobacter sp. PACM 27299.
ACTGCCGGTGGAATTTCCGGAAATATTGCGATTCCGGGGTTACCAATTGAATTGGCTAAATCCATTAAAGAAGAACTGACCAGACAGCTCAACAACCAGGAGGCCAATGGAAACTAATTTTTCCGCCCCAAAAAGGCAATCTCCGATTGGTGTGGTCATCATCTTTGCCAACCAGCTCCAGCAAAGCATCCGGGTATTGATATTCCCGATCATCTTACTGCTTGTCCGCACAAAAAGCAGTGGTACGGGATACCTCATCGCAGGATTTCTTGCTTACCTGATCGTTCTCGCCATCCATTCCTATTTCAGCTATCTTAAATTCACGTTCTTTCTCGATGAAGAAAAACAGGAATTCATCATCCAAAAGGGCATATTTAACCGGGAAAACCTGATCATCAGGCTGGATAAAATCCAACAGGTAAACATCAACCAATCCTTGATTCAAAGAATAGTTGGTGTTTACAGCCTCGATATTGATACCGCGGGAAGTGATCAAAAAGAAGCCAGTATCAAGGCTATTGATCATGAGGCAGCGACCATCCTCAGAGAGAAATTATTGAGCAGAACATTTGCCACCGCAACAAACGAATTGACAGCTGCAAATCATACTGAATACTCAGCTACTCCAGGAGCTACTACTCAAAAATCAACTAATACCGATAAACAGCAGCACAGCAACAACCAAGGTCACTATGGCGGTTACAGCAATATCCCAATCTTAAAATTAAGCAGCAATACCCTATTTAAAGTAGGATTGACTTCTAATTACGGCGCAAGCATCGCTCTGTTAGGTGGTTTTATCTATGCGATCCTGGAGGCCACAAAAAACTATACCGAAGCATTTCAGCTGGAAGAAAACCCCATTAGCCAACTGGCTACACAAGGCCTCGGTCTGATTTCCTTATGCATTCTGCTGATTTTTGCATTGATCATCGTTTTAGGAACCAATCTGATCCGAACCTTTCTGAAGTATTACAACTTTGAAATCAGAAAAGAAAAAACTTTCCTTTCTATTCATTCTGGGCTCTTTGAAAAGAAACACATCTTGCTGAAACCTGAAAGGGTGCAAATTAGCAGCTACAGCCAGAACTTTTTCCAGAAAAAAATGAACCTGATCAATTTAAAATTTAAACAGGCAGCATTCAATACGGCCGAAGAAGAAGATAAAGACAATAAGAAACATGATATAGAAATCCCGGGATGTGATGAAAAGGAAAGAAATGAAATCTTAAAAATGATTTACCACTGTCTGCCTGTGAAAGGCAGTTCTTTTGTACCCAACTACCGCTTCCTCCTACTGACCGTCATGCTACGCATTGTGCTTCCAGCTATTATTTTTGTAGGATTAGCACAGCTGAGACTGGCTTTACAACCTTACCTATGGATAATTCTTCCCTATGCTATTTTCGCTGGGATCCTGCTCTATTTTGAATATGCCCACCATAGGTTATTTGTATCGGAAGATTTCATCCTCAAAAAAAGTGGCATCTGGGACATTGAATATCAAACGATGGAGCCTCATAAAATTCAAAAAATTACTACTAAACAATATTTTTGGCATAAGAAAGCAGATATCGGTCATTTGATCCTGCATACTGCTGCCGGTACCTTGCATTTTAAATACGGAAAGTACGCCGATATTCATCAGATCGTAAACTATTGGTTATATAAAGTAGAGTCAGGCAAAAAAGATTGGATGTAACTCCAATAAGAGACATAGTTTTCTTATTTTTGTCTGAATGTAGCCGGACGTACTTTTAGGGTAGTCCGATAGCAATACATGGTTTAACAATACCTTTAAAAAGCAGAACAAGATAGCATTTTGGATTATTTAGCAGGATTAAACCCCCAACAACGCGCAGCAGTAGAAAACACCCAGGGACCAGCAATGATTGTCGCAGGTGCAGGCTCCGGAAAAACACGTGTCATTACTTATAGAGTAGCTCACCTGATTGAAAAAGGAGTAGATCCATTCAATATTCTGGTGCTTACTTTTACCAATAAAGCCTCCAAAGATATGCGCGAGCGAATCATGAAAGTGATTGGCGCAGAAGCAAAGAATATCTGGATGGGTACTTTTCACTCCGTATTTGCGAAAATATTAAGAGTAGAAGCAGAGAAGATCGGTTATCCTTCCAGTTTCACCATCTATGATACAGACGATAGTAAAAGTCTGATCAGAGCGATACTGCGCGAAATGCAGCTGGACGACAAGCTTTACAATGCCAATTTCGTATACAACAGGATCTCTTCTGCGAAAAACAACCTGGTTTCCCACATCGAATACCAGGAGAATGCAGAAATCCAGGCAGAAGACATCAGCAATAAACGTCCTTTAATCGGAGCGATTTATGAAACGTATACCAAACGCTGCTTCAAATCAGGCGCAATGGATTTTGACGATTTGCTGTTTAAAACAAATGTGCTGTTAAAAAATCATCCTGACGTCTTGAATAAATACCAGCAGAAATTCAAATACCTGATGGTAGATGAGTACCAGGATACTAACTTTTCACAGTACACCATCGTGAAGAAATTAGCAGCAGCCTACCAGAATATCTGTGTGGTAGGTGATGATGCGCAAAGTATCTATGCTTTCAGGGGTGCAAATATTCAGAACATCCTGAATTTTGAACGCGATTACCCGGATTTGAAAGTGTATAAACTAGAGCAGAATTACCGCTCTACCCAAAATATTGTAGAAGTTGCAAACAGCATCATCGCCAACAATAAAAACCAGTTGGAGAAGAATGTATTCTCTGACAATGAGCCTGGCGACAGGATCAGGGTACAGCGCGCCTTTACCGACAATGAGGAAGGTAAAATTGTAGCAGAAGCCATCATTCAGGAACGTAGTTCTAAAGGGTATAACTACAATGATTTTGCTATCTTATACCGTACCAACGCACAGTCCAGAGCAATGGAGGAAGGTTTAAGAAAACTCAATGTCCCTTATAAAATATATGGCGGACTATCTTTCTACCAACGTAAAGAGATCAAGGATTTAATTGCTTATTTCCGCTTAACCTTCAACCCAAGTGATGAAGAGGCCATCAAAAGGGTAATCAATTACCCAAAAAGAGGGCTTGGTGATACGACCGTAGAAAAACTATTGGTTGCTGCTGATGAACACAATGTGACCATGTGGGAAGTCGTATGTAATCCACAACAGTACATTGCCGGCAGAATCGCCAATCAATTGAATGATTTCGCAATGATGATCAAGAGTTTCACTGTAGAAGCCAAGAAATTGGATGCTTATGAAGCCGCTTTATACATCGCACAACATTCTGGGATTTTAAAAGAATTACATTCCGACATGACTGATGAAGGTCGTGGGCGACATGAAAACATACAGGAATTATTAAACGGGATCAAGGAATTTGGAGAACGCGAAGATATCGAAGACCGCAGTCTGGAAATATTTATGCAGGACATTGCCTTGTTGACCAATGACGATAAATCAAACGACAAAAACGTAGATACCGTTTCATTAATGACCATTCACTCTTCAAAAGGGCTGGAATTTAAGAACGTATTTGTAGTTGGTTTAGAGGAAAACCTCTTCCCTTCTCAGATGTCGCTCAATTCAAGGTCTGATTTAGAAGAAGAACGCAGGTTATTTTATGTAGCAGTAACCCGGGCAGAGAAGAAACTGACCCTTACCTACTCTACTTCGAGATACAGATGGGGAACTTTAACCAATTGTGAGCCAAGTCGTTTTATCGAGGAAATCAATGCCCGTTACCTGGAAATTGAGGTACCAAAATCTGCTAAACCACCTACTAGCGACGACAGTTTCTCTTCTGAAAGAAGAAGCTGGACACAGCAAAGGGATAGTTTCAGCAAACCAAAGCCTGCTGCTTCTGGCACAGCAACCGGTACTTCTACCGCTCCAAGACCTAAAACATCGGTATTGCCTAAAGCCCATGTGCCTACACCGGGTTTCGCACCTGATGCGGCAAACCTTTTTCAAAATGGAATGGAAGTGGAGCATGAGAAATTCGGTTTCGGTAAAATTGTGAGTCTGGAAGGCAGCTTACCTGATGTAAAAGCAACGGTATTTTTTCAAGGTCTGGGTAATAAGCAGTTATTATTAAAATTTGCTAAATTGCGAATTGTTAAATAAAATATATCTTTACAGAATCCGGAGGAGTTTATAAATCCGTGATTGCTACTAATTTGATTATAGATTATACAATTAATGGCTATAATTCGTTATCACCTGATACGATCAGCCTTTAGCAAACTTAGCTTATTCAAGAAGATAAATACGCCCTAAGGGCCGACCGGCACTTTAAACCGGTCGCACATAAAAATAAAAAGTATAATTATACAGATGAATTTCGATTATAATACCACAAGAAACGAGTTAATCCTCGCCGAATACGGCCGTAATGTACAGAACATGGTGAAGTACATTATTGAATTACCCGACCTTGAAGAACGTAATAAATATGCTCAGGCGGTGATAGATCTTATGGGATTCTTAAACCCCCATTTGCGTGATGTTGCTGATTTTAAGCATAAATTATGGGATCACCTACACATCATCTCGGGTTATAAAATCGATGTAGACAGCCCTTATCCAAAGCCTACCCCTGAAGATGCTTTAGTAAAACCGAAACATATCGGCTACCCTCAGCAAAAAATCACCTATAAACACTACGGTAAAACTGTGGAAACGATGATTGAAAAGGCAAAAGCCGTTGATGATCCGGAACGCAGAGCGGCAATGGTACAAGGCATCGCAAATTTCATGAAAATGGCTTACGTCACCTGGAATAAAGACAGTGTTGCGGATGAAACGATCCTGAAAAACCTGCGCGAGCTGTCGGGTGGTGAGCTGCAACTGGATGAAAATGTAAACCTGGCGAAGGTTGAATTCAAACCTGTAGTGACCAGACCAGCGAACAACAATAACCGCGGCAGACAAAACAACAATAACAACAACGGTAAAGGCAGACAAAACAGCACCAGTAACAACAACCGCCCTCAGCGTAACAACAATAGCAATCCAAAACCACGTCACTAGATCTTACCAATTTTAATACTACTATACAAGCTTACTACAACATGAATGCATTCGAAATAATTGGTGGACAAAAGTTAAAAGGTGAAATCACACCTCAGGGAGCGAAGAATGAAGCCCTACAAATTATCTCAGCAGTTTTATTAACTGAAGAAAAAATCACCATCAGTAATATCCCTGATATTAAAGATGTTAACAAACTAATTGAACTATTAGGAGACCTTGGGGTAACCGTAGAACGTCTTTCAAAAGACACTTATACTTTTGAAGCCAAAAACATTAACCTGGATTTCTTCCAATCAGATATTTTTAAATCTAAAGGCGGCAGTTTAAGAGGATCAATTATGATCGTCGGTCCACTATTGGCCCGTTTCGGTAAAGCAGCAATTCCTAAACCAGGCGGCGATAAAATCGGCCGCAGAAGATTGGATACGCATTTCTTAGGCTTTGAGAAATTAGGTGCTAAATTCGTTTATGACGCTAAAAAAGAGTTTTTTAACGTAGATGCTACCGCCCTTAAAGGTGCTTATATCCTGATGGATGAAGCTTCCGTAACCGGAACTGCAAATATTGTGATGACTGCTGTTATGGCCACAGGCATCACGACCATTTATAACGCTGCCTGTGAGCCTTACTTACAGCAACTTTGTAAAATGCTGAACCGTATGGGTGCCAAAATTACTGGGGTAGGTTCCAACCTGCTGACCATTGAAGGTGTCACCAAACTTGGCGGTACAGAACACCGCATGCTGCCTGATATGATTGAAATCGGTTCTTTCATTGGCCTTGCGGCGATGACCGAATCAGAAATCACGATTAAAAACGTATGCTATTCAGAACTAGGAATTATTCCTGAAGTTTTCAGAAAACTAGGTATCAAATTTGAACTTAGAGGTGATGATATTTTCATTCCTTCTCAGAAACATTATGTAATTGAATCCTTTATTGATGGCTCTATGCTCACTATCGCAGATTCTCCATGGCCAGGATTCACTCCTGATTTGTTGAGTATCGTATTGGTAGTAGCTACTCAAGCCAAAGGATCAGTATTGATTCATCAGAAAATGTTTGAAAGCCGTCTGTTCTTTGTCGACAAACTGATTGACATGGGTGCTCAAATCATCCTATGTGATCCACACAGAGCAACAGTAAACGGAATCAACAAGCAATATAAATTAAGAGGTATCAGCATGACTTCTCCGGATATCCGTGCAGGAGTATCCCTATTGATCGCTGCTTTATCTGCGGAAGGAAAATCAACGATTTTCAATATCGAGCAAATTGAGCGTGGTTACCAGGACATTGACACCCGTTTACGCGCCCTTGGTGCACAGATTAAACGTGTTGATGCTTCAGCACCTAGTCACTAGAATAATTGAGCAAAGTCACTTGGTTTAAAATAACAAGGCATAAAAAAATCCCGGAAATCCGGGATTTTTTATGCTTAATAAATTCCTACTTTACCAATATGAAGGACTCAGCCTCCTATTGAAATCGCATTGATCCTATGCAGAAATCGCGTTGATGATGTCGTATTGAGTGATGATCTCAATTCTGCCATCCTCATCTTCTACCAATACCGCTGAATTTTCTTTATTGATCAATGATGAAATCTTATCAATCGAAGTGTTCATATCCACAAAAGGAAAGGTACTTGACATAATCTCTTTTACTGGCGCAGATTTTAAAGATGGGTTCTCTAAAAGTGCTTTAATGATATCACTTTCGGCCAATTTACCGACTACCATTCCTTGCTGAGTAACCGGAATCTGAGAGATATTTAAAGCATTCATATTGTTGATGGCTTCCAGAATTGTCTTCTCACAATCAATGGTAATGATTTCTGCAGATTCCTTTTTGGAAAGAATAGACCTTGCAGTCAGCTTCTCATCTTTAAGGAAACCTCGTTCTCTCAACCAATCTTCATTGTACATTTTCCCCATATAACGGCTTCCATGATCATGAAAGATCACCACCACCACATCTTCTGGCTTCAATTTATCTTTCAACTGTAATAGTCCGGCAATAGCCGATCCTGCAGAATTCCCCACAAAAATCCCTTCTTTACGTGCAATATCCCGCGTCATTAGGGCTGCATCTTTATCCGTCACTTTCTCAAAAAGGTCTATGATA
It contains:
- a CDS encoding PH domain-containing protein gives rise to the protein METNFSAPKRQSPIGVVIIFANQLQQSIRVLIFPIILLLVRTKSSGTGYLIAGFLAYLIVLAIHSYFSYLKFTFFLDEEKQEFIIQKGIFNRENLIIRLDKIQQVNINQSLIQRIVGVYSLDIDTAGSDQKEASIKAIDHEAATILREKLLSRTFATATNELTAANHTEYSATPGATTQKSTNTDKQQHSNNQGHYGGYSNIPILKLSSNTLFKVGLTSNYGASIALLGGFIYAILEATKNYTEAFQLEENPISQLATQGLGLISLCILLIFALIIVLGTNLIRTFLKYYNFEIRKEKTFLSIHSGLFEKKHILLKPERVQISSYSQNFFQKKMNLINLKFKQAAFNTAEEEDKDNKKHDIEIPGCDEKERNEILKMIYHCLPVKGSSFVPNYRFLLLTVMLRIVLPAIIFVGLAQLRLALQPYLWIILPYAIFAGILLYFEYAHHRLFVSEDFILKKSGIWDIEYQTMEPHKIQKITTKQYFWHKKADIGHLILHTAAGTLHFKYGKYADIHQIVNYWLYKVESGKKDWM
- a CDS encoding ATP-dependent helicase → MDYLAGLNPQQRAAVENTQGPAMIVAGAGSGKTRVITYRVAHLIEKGVDPFNILVLTFTNKASKDMRERIMKVIGAEAKNIWMGTFHSVFAKILRVEAEKIGYPSSFTIYDTDDSKSLIRAILREMQLDDKLYNANFVYNRISSAKNNLVSHIEYQENAEIQAEDISNKRPLIGAIYETYTKRCFKSGAMDFDDLLFKTNVLLKNHPDVLNKYQQKFKYLMVDEYQDTNFSQYTIVKKLAAAYQNICVVGDDAQSIYAFRGANIQNILNFERDYPDLKVYKLEQNYRSTQNIVEVANSIIANNKNQLEKNVFSDNEPGDRIRVQRAFTDNEEGKIVAEAIIQERSSKGYNYNDFAILYRTNAQSRAMEEGLRKLNVPYKIYGGLSFYQRKEIKDLIAYFRLTFNPSDEEAIKRVINYPKRGLGDTTVEKLLVAADEHNVTMWEVVCNPQQYIAGRIANQLNDFAMMIKSFTVEAKKLDAYEAALYIAQHSGILKELHSDMTDEGRGRHENIQELLNGIKEFGEREDIEDRSLEIFMQDIALLTNDDKSNDKNVDTVSLMTIHSSKGLEFKNVFVVGLEENLFPSQMSLNSRSDLEEERRLFYVAVTRAEKKLTLTYSTSRYRWGTLTNCEPSRFIEEINARYLEIEVPKSAKPPTSDDSFSSERRSWTQQRDSFSKPKPAASGTATGTSTAPRPKTSVLPKAHVPTPGFAPDAANLFQNGMEVEHEKFGFGKIVSLEGSLPDVKATVFFQGLGNKQLLLKFAKLRIVK
- a CDS encoding DUF4290 domain-containing protein, yielding MNFDYNTTRNELILAEYGRNVQNMVKYIIELPDLEERNKYAQAVIDLMGFLNPHLRDVADFKHKLWDHLHIISGYKIDVDSPYPKPTPEDALVKPKHIGYPQQKITYKHYGKTVETMIEKAKAVDDPERRAAMVQGIANFMKMAYVTWNKDSVADETILKNLRELSGGELQLDENVNLAKVEFKPVVTRPANNNNRGRQNNNNNNGKGRQNSTSNNNRPQRNNNSNPKPRH
- the murA gene encoding UDP-N-acetylglucosamine 1-carboxyvinyltransferase produces the protein MNAFEIIGGQKLKGEITPQGAKNEALQIISAVLLTEEKITISNIPDIKDVNKLIELLGDLGVTVERLSKDTYTFEAKNINLDFFQSDIFKSKGGSLRGSIMIVGPLLARFGKAAIPKPGGDKIGRRRLDTHFLGFEKLGAKFVYDAKKEFFNVDATALKGAYILMDEASVTGTANIVMTAVMATGITTIYNAACEPYLQQLCKMLNRMGAKITGVGSNLLTIEGVTKLGGTEHRMLPDMIEIGSFIGLAAMTESEITIKNVCYSELGIIPEVFRKLGIKFELRGDDIFIPSQKHYVIESFIDGSMLTIADSPWPGFTPDLLSIVLVVATQAKGSVLIHQKMFESRLFFVDKLIDMGAQIILCDPHRATVNGINKQYKLRGISMTSPDIRAGVSLLIAALSAEGKSTIFNIEQIERGYQDIDTRLRALGAQIKRVDASAPSH